DNA from Larimichthys crocea isolate SSNF chromosome XIII, L_crocea_2.0, whole genome shotgun sequence:
tgagtcagtagatctcagagccctactgggtctatattctactaacatttcgtttatgtattgtgggcctaaaccattcagtgatttgtaaactagtagcagaactttaaaatctattctgtggctaactgggagccagtgtaaagacttaagaactggggtgatgtgttctgatctctttgttctggtcaaaactcgagctgctgcgttctgaatgagctgcagctgtttgatacttttttgggggagtccagtcaaaagaccattacagtagtcaagtctactggagatgaaagcatggatcagcttctcctgatctgtttgggacataaagcccttaactctggatatgttcttaagttggtagaaggctgttttggtgtgGTACAGCAGGGTAACTTGGGACCCGCTATCAAGCAGAGCTTTGCCGTAAATGCCCTCAATTTGTACAGAGACAATAGAGCTCGGTCCAACTAAACCCTCTGGCAGATTAGCCTTGCTTTGTTTTAGCGTGTTTTAGCACTTTGTGGAACGTGTTTCCTCCGGGGCGTCAGGCCTAGGGATGagaatcgagaaccggttccgcgtgtttcaattccatggaatcgtttggcagtttatctaaagattctcttatcgattccagaaagcacaatgtcacccactcggttcaaacgctccaaagtttggctgcatttcaccagaacagacgtcaacagggcgacttgcaatcattgcaaagtggagataacagcgtcgggagggaacacgaccaacatgcagaaacatctgcgcacacaacatgtaatattttgaaatgaatctcaacctagcagcagcggcagcagccaggctgtgaacacctctgtggttactacagaaggtaaataacacactgcctaccatgttagcaccatgtgcttctttgtaaaacatgctataacagttaatgTTAAAccaatgccttctgcattagatttagaagatgaccatgacgagagagagagtctgcctggctcagagtctgcagctgtactagtactcgctccagttcacttcCTCCTCTAGCTTCTCCTTTCATTGTTTTGACCTCGCtattggttttgtaaggtcgtgatacttctaactaaacaaagttgatgctgatcaaactgtttgttctcctttttttccgaaatgagaatcgataaagaatcgaatcgttaagcagaatcgataatggaatcggaatcgtaaaactcttatcaattcccatccctaatcaGGCCGTTCCTCTACTGAGGCCCTGGGAGGTTTCCCATCAGCTCTTTTGTTTTCCGGAGATGCTTATTTACTTTCCTGAGATTTTCTGGGTTTTCACCACACCTGTAGCAAAAGACATCAGCACAGTACTGAGGTTTGGGAGCTCTCTCCTTTCCATGTGCatattttacagcagttttCTGGGCTACATGCTGTGGTGAACTTTCTGATGTGGCTACGGAGGCAGAAAGCAGGCTGGTCCAGGCTCTGGCTGTTTTGGCACCACTGAAGTTGTAGCACAGCCTGCACACCTAATCACAGATGAAGAAGCAACCTTCTTTACCATTTCTCTTTCAAGGACCATCCCCTCTTCTTCCCTTACATCACGAAGTAGCTCAGTGAAGCTTGGAGGAGGCTTTAGTTTGTAAGTCATACTCTAAGTTTATATAAGTGAAAATAaggaataaaaaagatttttcgCAAAGAAACTCCGTCTTGTGGTTTTGCGACATGGTGCTGCTTTACGTGGTTCTTTGATTCTCACGTGGGTTTGCGACATACTCCACGTTACTTAACTCATGAGTGCTGAACGATGGACACGCAACAGGCTGAAGTTTCATGCCCGGAGTCgcaacagacagagacagctacGCAGGCAGCCCAAGAAGAAGCACTTTTACCGAAAAGAGGGGGCACGTCTGTGATTTGGTTACAAGAGGTCCGACACGGAGCAGAAGACGGCCGTATGCAAACTATGCTACAAGACTATTCCCGCGCCCCACGCCAACACAACAAACCTCTTCTATCACCCAAAGAAGGTCCAAGGCAAGTGGTGAAACAGTGGGGGCCAATTTGCGAAAAGAAAAACTATAGCCAGCCGAAGATAAAGCAGTCTTTTGCACGAAGCATGCCGTGTAAGAAAACGTCCCAGCGCCATAAACAAATCACAGGCGGCATCTCGCGTTACATCTGTAAAGACATGGCTCCCTCacgcaaagcaaacaaacaagggcAGTTGGTTAATCCCAGGcgaaaaatgttaatttgattttgtttttgaacaaaaagctgtaaccaaaacacagactgactAAAGGCTTCGGTTGTTAAGTTGtttacaaaatatttatatttttaccagttgtttttgttgttgagaattttaatttatattttgtataatagtttctcaacagtacttgtttgttttaatttgtttactggtttgcgagtactttttaatttaagatttttcttttaaaaaatttgataataaagcattttctatttaattctaaactttgtcctaattctgtcctgggtttgaactatttaataatattatattaagaataaaaaaggaaacatcacaaaaaaaacacttaagatCATGAAAATTatttgagatttagcaattcaatgacgcatccagatcgataccaaaatatgcagtatcgcacaACACTACTTCTCAGAATCCGGTAGGTAGTTGACCCTCATCTTTGACAGGCACGGACATTTTAGTACCTTCCCAAATTAAGTACCATTATGAATTTCTCCATATTAATGAGCAGTAACTTGACAAACAATATTCCAAAATATACTGCATATTTGTTAACAAAACACTTATCATTTGTAGCAGGGCACTACAATTGTAACacataaaaagttaaatatcattattaatatttgtcACTATATCTTCTAATACAATGtgttaaaatactgtttattcattatgaataaaataaaacatttcttttacattttctgcttAAATATGCAAAATGATTTCACCTTTCTTCCTTCACATTATTTCTActcacagtttttgtttttaaagcttgaaAATAAAAGTATCTTTTATACTCACTTgggcatctctctctcttcctccatgaTGTCTGTGGCAAACAATGCTCTCTGGCTCAACGTTTGTATTTCAAAAGGTAGAAGCCACATGACTCATCATCAAAGGCTGACGTGGCTCAGTGCAGACCTGCAGGCCAGCAGGTAAATCAGAGCAGACTGTAGCAGGACGGTAATGTGAGCTAATTATTCCAAGTACACAGCCGGTTTCAATGAGCAAttattaatacaataataataataataataataataataataataataataataataataataataaatttatgTTCCATCTACATGTTGGGGACAAGTGTGTAACCATTAGCATGGCATTTCAGTACagagtgatgaaatgaaaaggggCTGCATTCCAACAGTGTTGCCATTAAATTCACATcacaaacatcaaaaacatgaagGCTGGATGTACGCTGGCAGCCCCCCTAAAAATCATTTAGTGTACGAGCCCTGATCTTTGAATAATTGTCAAAGCAAGGCCAAGATTATGTTCcctgtttatatgtttatactgTGATGAAAAAGGACTATTGTGTACCACAAGTTGGAACTAGGGGAGATTTAAGTGCTCGTCCAACTTAAtctatattgttttttttttttttttggttctggtAAAATGGGTCTAAGTGGCGAGCTGATTTGAAAGAGTGCTGGGTCAAATTTAAGAAGAACCAAAGACATGTCATGTGTTTATAGTAgtataataaaagtaaaaaaggaggatttttttgtataataataataataataattattattattttattattattattattattatttattattgtattaataaTTGTCTGATGAAACCGTCTGTGTACTTGGATATTAGCTCACATTACCGTCCTGCTACAGTCTGCTCTGATTTACCTGCTGGCCTGCAGGTGTGCACTGAGCCACGTCAGCCTTTGTGATGAGTCATGTGGCTTCTACCTTTTGAAATACAAACGTTGAGCAGAGAGCATTGTTTCCACAGACATcatgaggaagagagagagagatgcccAAGTGGTATGAAAGATTTTCaagctttaaaacacaaaatgtgagTAGAAATAATGTGAAGGAAGAAAGGTGAAATCATTTTGCCTATTTAagcagaaatgtaaaagaaatgtttatttttcataatgaataaacagtattttaacaCATTGTATTAGAAGATATAGTgacaaatattaataatgatatttaactttttatgtGTACAATTGTAGTGCCCTGCTACAAATGAAGTGTTTTGTTAACAATATGCAGTATATTTCGGAATATTGTTTGTCAAGTTACTGCTCATTAATATGGAGAATTCATAATGGTACTTAATTTGGGAGGTACTAAATGTCCATGCCTGTCAAAGATGAGGGTACCTACCTACCGGATtctgagaagtgtgtgtgcgatactgcatattttggtatcgtCTGGATGCGTCATTGattgctaaatctcaataaTTTTCATGatcttaagtgttttttttgtggaaagNNNNNNNNNNgttatataatataaatatatatatatatatatatatatatatatatacaatattaaaaatataataacaatataaaacacacaatattaTTAGCATCTTACTGAAGGTCAGTTTTATCCCAGTCCACTGATGACTGAAGACTAAAGAGGTATGATCACACCCCACATAGACTGTCTATAGTAGTCATAGTAATGCTTCTGATAGTTTCTTCGTAACCTCTGACAAATGATGTAACTGGACATTTCATAGAAAAATGTagtaaatgaagaaaaatatcccaaaaaaggaaaaaaaaaacataaaatgaaacattaatttactggaaataaaatataaactttgACCAAACTGACGGACTCTCTGAGAATGACGTGTAGCTCGTCTATAACATGctgacatcatgctgtgtggaagaagacttgaagcTGAGACACTGAGATCATGAACTCGTGAGGAAACTGTCCACGGTCATGAATCAATGGGGGAAGAAGGCTCATTTCTCCGTAAGACTTTTTTTAATGGCACTGCCCATTGttggccattagaaagaatgcaggcTTAAGACAGTTGCGTGTTAGCTTCACTATATAGTCAATAGACAAAGTATAAGAGCACCAAAGGGAATGTCTTGGAGATTAGCTGAGTTTCCTGAATTAACGGCCGGCAAACTGTAAAGCTCTGTTTTTGACGTGTGTGCACGAGAGGTGACGCAAAGCCAACGCTCATTCATCGGGGACGTCGCTGACCTTATTAAACTTAAGGACTAATGCAGTGAAAAGGACAGTCCTTATTTAGAGGATTCTGTGGGCTGTGGCAGACACACATTGCTGGCACTGATGAAAAAATGTCTGAGATGTTCCactacaaatgaatgaatggatggacggatggatggatggatggctggcTGGCTAGATGGACGgatagatgaatggatggatggatggatggacggacggacggcTGGCTGACTGGATGGACGGATAGATGGATGGCTGGCTGACTGGATGGACGGATAGATGGATAATGGttggacggacggacggatggatagatggacggatggatggctggatggatagatggatgaatggatggacggacagatgaatggatggaagaatggatggacggatggatgaatggatggacagacagatgaatggatggatggacagatggatggatgaatggatggatagacagttggatggatgaatggatggacggacagatggaagaatggatggatggatgaatggacagacagatgaatggatggatggacagatggatggatgaatggatggacggacagttggatggatgaatggatggacggacagatggaagaatggatggacggatggatggatggacggatggacagacagatgaatggatggatggacagatggatggatgaatggatggacagacagatgaatggatggatggacagatggatggatgaatggatggacggacagttggatggatgaatggatggatggacagatggatggatgaatggatggacgTGAACTGGACTGCTACCCGTTTATTTCTAAACCACCTTTAGGTAGATTTGATGCATTGATGCAGACTCCTGCACTCAAAGTTGAACCAGAATCGTCTTCAACTACAGTTTGTTTGTCCTCAGGTAAAACTCAATCACACAGTGTTTAAGATGATTCAGTCCGTCACCATCCATGAGAGCTCGCTGCTGGCATGGCCGAAAACTACAACTTTGTTCACATTTGGCtcgcatttattttttttaatgattaaattatgtttatttttacagttattatagtTCATGCGAGATTAATCCAGCAACTCGATTTAACTGACCCAACCTGATCTGCAGGTGCATGAGTCACAGCAAACCTGTTACTCCAGACTGCGAGGTACTCCGCTACAAAAATATCACGAGTTTATCATTTATACcatgttttgatttgaaatagCATGCACAGTGTTCACTTCGTGTACGGGTAAAAGGATTTTAGAAGACACCTGTGTGAAGCTGTCAGCAGGAAGCCAAAGAGCACACTGGCTGGCCTAAAGAGAAACGGCACATTATTTCATGGACTGATGGAAGCAGGATTGATCTTTTTGGGTCTAGACGACCTCCAAAAACTGAACTCATCACGACATCAGCATCATGACATGGGGACGCTTCTCACACAGTCTCTCACCTCAAGACACAAACCTAGaattatcttttaaaaacacaggagtgtgtgttttgcacacatttataggaagcagaacacacactcGGCTCAGACTGGTGCGATTCGTCCTCGTGAGGCTTCAGATTCACAGACACGTGGGGGTGATGGTGACCGGcctgcatgttttaaatatcaGGTCAAGTGTTTCCTTCTAACTACAGTAATCCAACAGCCATACAGCTTCTTTAACACCTCAGGCTCCCTCGTGTGGTCAGGTTCgttcacagcagagaaaaatcTCTCGTTTTGTCTTTAATTACAGAAGATGCTGAAATCTGAAAACGATCAAtctttatttcatcattcaagaaaaaaatagattgtGTCGGAGTGTTAAATGATTCGAGAGTAAACATGAAAATCTGGAGAAGCCacaacatttacttttattctgtggaatgtaaaaaaattaaacaatcGCTCCAGAGGAAACGGACGCGAACACGTAGGTCACGTCGCTTCCTCTGCGCTCCACGACCAAACTCTGAAATGTTGATTTACAGAGCGGCAAACCTGACTGAGACTTTGGAAAGAAAGCGGACCACTGGAGGCGACCGGCCGTCGGTTCAAGCTGCTGTAGCTGAATGAGCCGTGCGGTGACGGAGGGAGCGATGGTCGTGACGGAGGCCCCTCGATGGACAGCAACACTTTCACTTGCAGCAGGATGTTTCTGTTCCAGCTGTCAGTCTCTCTCCCGCTCGACAGTTTTCACGAAGCCGAAAtagaaacatcaacacaaatcAGGGACGTGACCACGAACTGCTAaacacataacaaaaaaaaatcatctgttcGCCATCAGCGGGTGGAGTTTGtcccaaaacataaaaaaacaggacaacaCACCGCTGGAGGAATAATCCACTTGAATTCTACTTAAAaccgccttttttttttcaaccttttttGACCCTTTTCCCTCCCCGTCCTCCTCACTGCGAGGAGCTCCTGTCCACTCCACCTGCGCCTCACTCGTACTCGGCGATCAGCACCATCATGCCGACCCCGAACAGCAGCGCCAGGATCTCCAACAGAGACTGACCGAAACTGGAGCGGCCCGCCAGCAGTTCTGGGAGCACGGTCACCGTGGCGATGTAAACGAACCCGCCGGCCGTGAACGGCAGGATCCAGGCGGTGGCCGCGGCGCCCACGCCCTCAGCCAAGAGGGAGCAAGCTGTGCCGGCCAGAGCTCCCAGCGCCGTCAGCAGCTGTAGACACATGGCCTGATGGGAAAGAGGAAGCGGATTACTGCAGCCATTCGCTCTTCATCCGTACGTTCATAAACACCTCAGCGGTCAGCTACCTTTCTCTTGGTGCAGCCCGACTGGACGAGGATGGCGAAGTCTCCGATCTCGTGCGGGACCTCATGCAGCAGGATGGTGAGGGTGGTGACGGCGCCGACCGTCGGACCAACCAGGAAGGACGCTCCGATCGCCAGGCCGTCAGTGAAGTTATGCGTGAAGTCGGCTGCCAGGTTCAGGTACCCGGACACCTTGatgtctgcagcagagagaagaaatgagTTATATAAAGCCTCCATCCACGGATCTGGGTGAAGCGAACAGGATCGACTGATGGAGGTCATGAAATCTGTGCGGGGCGAGATTTTATGATTATGTATTCATGCAAATCATTTGTTGACCATGGTGACTCGTCAACGAGGGACATCCCCGGAGTTCAAGAAGTCCACACTAAATAAAAAGAGGGACAGCTACAGTAACGTCCTGCAGTCttctacctgtcaatcatctacctgtcaatcatcaCTCAGAACACCTGCTCTGTTTGTCTAACGATGTCGAGGTCGCTCAGCTGAACTACTGTCAACaacctgtgtgtcagtgtgcagaACTTCATGTGTGTGGATACAGAACGTGGGCCGGATCCAGGCCAGTTATCCCGGCATGCGGGCCATGCTGTGCCCAACGGGGCTGGACTGCCGTCACtccacacaggtgtgtgtgtgccacaatAATCGAGCTACGTTTCAGTTCTGTTCTCACTTTTCCACGGTGTAAAACTGAGAGCACACTCTGTTTCATAAAAGTAATTAACGAGTTAATTAGAGACGTGAACACGTGCAGCTAACACAAAACTCACTACCTAATAAAGCGAGCGCCACGTATGAGTCGGCATCTGACCTTTTCATGGTGACGCCGTGCTCACCTGtgctctgcttctcctctttcttcggCACCTTCTCGTCTTTGCCTCCtttcccctccttcttcttcttctccttctcttcctctccgtcGCTGTCCTTTTCTTTGGGAGCGtctgaaaatgtcacatcaaACATCAGCTGCCGGGTTTCAGTGAGTTACACGATGAAAATATTCTGCAGACGAGTTTGTGTCGGCGTACCGTGCGAGTGGCCGTGGGAATGTCCGTGTCCGTGACCTCCCTTTAAAAGACGCACAAATTTCTCCACAACCAGGAAGGCCACGATCCCGCCGAGAACCCACAGACCCACTGACATCATGTGACCGTGGGCGGCTCCTGTGCAGGTGGAGACACGTTTAAAAAGGTATTTTAGGCACTGGCTGATTGTTGGACAGTGCATGAACAGAAAAAGGTGATTGATGCGTACCGTGCGAGTGACCGTGGTCATGTGACTCTTCACTTTCGTGGGAGTGGCCGTGATCTTCTCCGTGGTGAGAGTGAGGCTCTGCAGGACAAACACGATACAAAAGGTCGTCGCTGTCAGCGTCAGATGAAACTTTCAGGTATTTATATCGATGTCTGAGCTCGATCTGAGGCACCAAGAAACTTTGCACAGTCAGCGGCTCATTCTGATTTTGTATCGAGAGGAAGTTTGAAAAGAGGGTTTGTGCGTCAGGAGTCACACAGAAACAGCTCGGCTGGCTCGTGTGAACAGGATCGGACGTTTGAGGGGCAGAAACTCTGACAGCTACAGCGACCTCACAGGGTCGGTTTAGAAATACAACCTTTGTATGCCAGGAGAGGGCAGCATCTCTGCCACAGCCCCCTTTTAAACCGATGAGCTGGGCATATATTTCATTTAGGTTTTTTACAAATGCATCTTAATAAAGCCTCAAACCAGAGCGACCTACCCAGAGCATGTGGAATGAGGTGCAGGAAGGCGTCACCCAGCAGTCCCCCCGACGCGAAGCTCAGCAGCACCTTCAGCAGGTTCTGGTGCTGGTCGCTGTTGGACTGAACTGGAATGAGGAACAGGATGAGGAAAGGAGCCGCGCTGATCAGCAGGGTCGCTCCGATAGCCTGCGGACAGGGAAGGAGGGAAGTTCACgaaacaagacacaacaaggctcacagaggaggagagaactCAGCAGACAGGGTTAAACCAGACAAACACtccacagtaaacacacaaactggaTCTGACACGATTATGACGAGCGCTGTGATCGACTccaggtgtgtttgtgagtcaCGCTGGTAACAGATCCAGCTCAGAACAAAAAGAACAGCAGAACCTGACGCAACGTTTGGAAGTGAAACGTGGACAAGCTGCCAAACGAGGTGCATGCTTCTCTCATGAGGAAACTGCTGCCTCAAAGTGGCACCAAGCAAAGGTTTCTCTTATCAGCCTGTTAGCTCACCGTGTGTGTTCAGCCTGGCCAGACTCTCAAAATGTTTCCAGAACATTCATGAACCTACAAAGACCTCATCCAACACGACCCTGAGTAACACGGCGAGCTGCTGAAGGAGGATCAAACACGTCACACTGTAATCAAGTACAGTCAACCTTCTCACCTGCGTCCAGAGCTCCACCACATCCCTCTTCTCCGCCTCCCTCTTCACCCTCTCCCCTCCGTGCGAGTGCCCGTGTCCACTCTCCTCCTTGTGCACCCGGACAACATCCTCCTGATGAGCGTGCGCGTGTCCGTGGTCGTGAGAGTGCGCGTGTCCGTGGTCGTGGTCGTGAGAGTGCGCGTGTCCGTGGTCGTGGTCGTGAGCGTGCGCATGTCCGTGGTGCTCCTCTTCCTGAGTAGGGAGGTTGGCCTCGGCACTCCACTTGCTGGCTCCGTGAAACATCTTCACGTCGGCGTGGTGATCGTCTTCTCCGTGAGAGTGACCGTGGTGATGGTGGCCGTGGCCGTGTCCATGGTGATGGTGCCCATGTCCGTGGCCA
Protein-coding regions in this window:
- the LOC104939753 gene encoding zinc transporter Slc39a7 isoform X1, giving the protein MWGNMGCARLLALTVATSAVLLLVLHPAGSHSHSHGDHGHGHGHHHHGHGHGHHHHGHSHGEDDHHADVKMFHGASKWSAEANLPTQEEEHHGHAHAHDHDHGHAHSHDHDHGHAHSHDHGHAHAHQEDVVRVHKEESGHGHSHGGERVKREAEKRDVVELWTQAIGATLLISAAPFLILFLIPVQSNSDQHQNLLKVLLSFASGGLLGDAFLHLIPHALEPHSHHGEDHGHSHESEESHDHGHSHGAAHGHMMSVGLWVLGGIVAFLVVEKFVRLLKGGHGHGHSHGHSHDAPKEKDSDGEEEKEKKKKEGKGGKDEKVPKKEEKQSTDIKVSGYLNLAADFTHNFTDGLAIGASFLVGPTVGAVTTLTILLHEVPHEIGDFAILVQSGCTKRKAMCLQLLTALGALAGTACSLLAEGVGAAATAWILPFTAGGFVYIATVTVLPELLAGRSSFGQSLLEILALLFGVGMMVLIAEYE
- the LOC104939753 gene encoding zinc transporter Slc39a7 isoform X2 gives rise to the protein MGCARLLALTVATSAVLLLVLHPAGSHSHSHGDHGHGHGHHHHGHGHGHHHHGHSHGEDDHHADVKMFHGASKWSAEANLPTQEEEHHGHAHAHDHDHGHAHSHDHDHGHAHSHDHGHAHAHQEDVVRVHKEESGHGHSHGGERVKREAEKRDVVELWTQAIGATLLISAAPFLILFLIPVQSNSDQHQNLLKVLLSFASGGLLGDAFLHLIPHALEPHSHHGEDHGHSHESEESHDHGHSHGAAHGHMMSVGLWVLGGIVAFLVVEKFVRLLKGGHGHGHSHGHSHDAPKEKDSDGEEEKEKKKKEGKGGKDEKVPKKEEKQSTDIKVSGYLNLAADFTHNFTDGLAIGASFLVGPTVGAVTTLTILLHEVPHEIGDFAILVQSGCTKRKAMCLQLLTALGALAGTACSLLAEGVGAAATAWILPFTAGGFVYIATVTVLPELLAGRSSFGQSLLEILALLFGVGMMVLIAEYE